One genomic segment of Pseudomonas sp. p1(2021b) includes these proteins:
- a CDS encoding GTPase/DUF3482 domain-containing protein, translated as MTEPLKLAVVGHTNVGKTSLLRTLTRDVGFGEVSHRPSTTRHVEGARLSVDGQPLLELYDTPGLEDAIALLDYLERLERPGERLDGPARLERFLQGSEARQRFEQEAKVLRQLLASDAGLYVIDAREPVLAKYRDELEVLASCGKPLLPVLNFVASSQHREPEWREALARLGLHALVRFDSVAPPEDGERRLYESLALLLENARPALQRLIDDQQAQRLARRQGARRLVAELLLDCAACRRSVAAEPAAEARAIETLRHDVRQREQRCVEALLKLYAFRREDAHAADLPLLDGRWGDDLFNPETLKLLGVRLGSGVAAGAAAGAGVDLLVGGLTLGAAALAGAIAGGALQTARNYGSRLMGKLKGQRELTVDDTVLRLLALRQQQLIAALDSRGHAAQDSIRLGEPDESTWREGKLPEALKRARAHPQWSSLNPGARVNQTERQEQLEALVNDL; from the coding sequence ATGACTGAGCCCCTGAAGCTGGCCGTGGTCGGCCATACCAACGTCGGCAAGACCTCCTTGCTGCGCACCCTGACCCGTGACGTCGGCTTCGGCGAGGTCTCCCATCGCCCCAGCACCACCCGCCATGTGGAAGGCGCACGCTTGTCGGTGGACGGCCAGCCCTTGCTCGAGCTGTACGACACACCTGGGCTGGAGGACGCCATCGCCCTGCTCGATTACCTGGAGCGCCTGGAACGCCCCGGCGAACGCCTGGATGGCCCGGCGCGGCTGGAGCGCTTCCTGCAGGGTAGCGAGGCCCGCCAGCGTTTCGAGCAGGAAGCCAAGGTACTGCGACAGCTGCTGGCCAGCGATGCCGGGCTCTACGTGATCGATGCCCGCGAGCCGGTGCTGGCCAAGTACCGCGACGAACTGGAAGTCCTGGCCAGTTGCGGCAAGCCGCTGTTGCCGGTGCTCAACTTCGTCGCCAGCAGCCAGCACCGCGAGCCGGAGTGGCGCGAGGCCTTGGCCCGCCTGGGCTTGCACGCGCTGGTGCGGTTCGACAGCGTGGCGCCACCGGAGGATGGCGAGCGTCGCCTGTACGAAAGCCTGGCGCTGCTGCTCGAAAACGCCCGCCCCGCCCTGCAGCGCCTGATCGATGACCAGCAGGCCCAGCGCTTGGCCCGACGCCAGGGTGCCAGGCGCCTGGTCGCCGAGCTGCTGCTCGACTGCGCCGCCTGCCGGCGCAGCGTAGCCGCCGAGCCGGCCGCCGAGGCCCGGGCCATCGAAACCCTGCGTCACGATGTGCGCCAGCGGGAGCAGCGCTGCGTCGAGGCACTGCTCAAGCTCTACGCCTTCCGCCGCGAGGACGCCCACGCTGCCGACCTGCCCTTGCTGGACGGGCGCTGGGGGGACGACCTGTTCAACCCCGAAACCCTCAAGCTGCTCGGCGTACGCCTGGGCAGCGGCGTCGCGGCCGGAGCCGCCGCCGGGGCCGGGGTGGACCTGTTGGTGGGCGGCCTGACCCTGGGCGCCGCGGCGCTGGCCGGGGCCATTGCCGGCGGAGCACTGCAGACGGCGCGCAACTATGGGTCGCGGTTGATGGGCAAGCTCAAGGGCCAGCGTGAGCTGACCGTGGACGACACCGTGCTGCGCCTGCTGGCGTTGCGCCAACAGCAGTTGATCGCCGCGCTCGACAGCCGCGGGCACGCGGCGCAAGACAGCATTCGCCTGGGTGAACCGGATGAAAGCACCTGGCGCGAGGGCAAGCTGCCCGAGGCGCTCAAGCGTGCGCGGGCACATCCGCAGTGGTCGTCGCTCAACCCAGGGGCGCGAGTCAACCAGACCGAGCGCCAGGAGCAGCTCGAAGCCTTGGTGAACGATCTTTAG
- a CDS encoding haloacid dehalogenase-like hydrolase — translation MKSAPKVLAAGLALLLSVETWATELKHWPAEAAKQLDSMIAANANKGNYAVFDMDNTSYRFDLEEALLPFMENKGLITRDKLDPSLKLMPFKDTAEHKESLFSYYYRLCEVDDMVCYPWVAQVFSGFTLKELKVQVDEMMAAGKPIPATYFEGDQVKRMEVQPPKVFTGQTELFNKLMENGIDVYVISAASEELVRMVASDPKYGYNVKPQNVIGVSLLLKDRANGQLTTARKQIAEGGYDPKANQDLELTPYLWTPATWMAGKQAAILTYIDQWKKPVLVGGDTPTSDGYMQFHGVDVNKGGIHLWINRKAKYMDQMNGMIAKNAAAQAKEGLPVTADKNWVIVTPEQIQ, via the coding sequence ATGAAGTCTGCTCCGAAAGTCCTCGCCGCGGGCCTGGCCCTGCTGCTCAGCGTCGAGACCTGGGCCACCGAGCTCAAGCACTGGCCCGCAGAGGCCGCCAAGCAGTTGGACAGCATGATCGCGGCCAATGCCAACAAAGGTAATTACGCAGTCTTCGACATGGACAACACCAGCTACCGCTTCGACCTGGAAGAAGCCCTGCTGCCGTTCATGGAGAACAAGGGCCTGATCACCCGTGACAAGCTCGACCCGTCGTTGAAGCTGATGCCCTTCAAGGACACCGCCGAGCACAAGGAGAGCCTGTTCAGTTATTACTACCGGCTGTGCGAAGTCGACGACATGGTCTGCTACCCCTGGGTCGCCCAGGTGTTTTCCGGCTTCACCCTCAAGGAGCTGAAAGTCCAGGTCGACGAGATGATGGCCGCCGGCAAGCCGATCCCCGCCACCTATTTCGAGGGCGACCAGGTCAAGCGCATGGAGGTGCAGCCGCCGAAGGTCTTCACCGGGCAGACCGAGCTGTTCAACAAGCTGATGGAGAACGGCATCGACGTCTATGTGATCTCCGCCGCGTCCGAGGAACTGGTGCGGATGGTCGCGTCCGACCCCAAGTACGGCTACAACGTCAAACCGCAGAACGTCATCGGCGTGAGCCTGTTGCTCAAGGACCGCGCCAATGGCCAGCTCACCACGGCACGCAAGCAGATCGCCGAGGGTGGCTATGACCCGAAGGCCAACCAGGACCTGGAGCTGACCCCTTACCTGTGGACCCCGGCCACCTGGATGGCGGGCAAGCAGGCCGCGATCCTCACCTATATCGACCAGTGGAAGAAGCCGGTGTTGGTCGGCGGCGACACGCCCACCAGCGATGGCTACATGCAGTTCCATGGTGTGGATGTGAACAAGGGCGGCATCCACCTGTGGATCAACCGCAAGGCCAAGTACATGGACCAGATGAACGGCATGATCGCCAAGAACGCCGCGGCCCAGGCCAAGGAAGGGCTGCCGGTGACGGCGGACAAGAACTGGGTGATCGTGACGCCGGAGCAGATCCAGTAG
- the ilvD gene encoding dihydroxy-acid dehydratase, with protein MPDYRSKTSTQGRNMAGARALWRATGMKDEDFKKPIIAIANSFTQFVPGHVHLKDLGQLVAREIERAGGVAKEFNTIAVDDGIAMGHDGMLYSLPSREIIADAVEYMVNAHCADAIVCISNCDKITPGMLMAALRLNIPVIFVSGGPMEAGKTKLASHGLDLVDAMVIAADSSASDEKVAEYERSACPTCGSCSGMFTANSMNCLTEALGLALPGNGSTLATHADREQLFLTAGRTIVELCKRYYGDNDTSVLPRNIASFKAFENAMTLDIAMGGSTNTILHLLAAAQEAEVDFDLRDIDRLSRKVPQLCKVAPNIQKYHMEDVHRAGGIISILGELARGGLLHTDLPTVHSPSMEEAIAKWDITQTNDPAVHEFFKAGPAGIPTQVAFSQSTRWPTLDTDRIEGCIRSVEHAYSQEGGLAVLYGNIAMDGCVVKTAGVDESILVFEGTAKIFESQDSAVRGILADEVKAGDVVIIRYEGPKGGPGMQEMLYPTSYLKSKGLGKACALLTDGRFSGGTSGLSIGHASPEAAAGGAIGLVRDGDKILIDIPNRSINLLVSDEELAHRRIEQDKKGWKPAEARPRKVTTALKAYALLATSADKGAVRNKAMLEGL; from the coding sequence ATGCCTGATTATCGTTCCAAGACTTCCACCCAGGGCCGCAACATGGCCGGCGCCCGTGCATTGTGGCGCGCCACCGGGATGAAGGACGAAGACTTCAAGAAACCGATCATCGCCATCGCCAACTCGTTCACCCAGTTCGTCCCAGGGCACGTGCACCTGAAGGACCTGGGCCAGCTGGTGGCCCGCGAGATCGAACGCGCCGGTGGCGTGGCCAAGGAATTCAACACCATCGCCGTCGACGATGGCATCGCCATGGGCCATGACGGCATGCTGTACTCGCTGCCGAGCCGCGAGATCATCGCCGACGCCGTGGAGTACATGGTCAACGCCCACTGCGCCGACGCCATCGTGTGCATCTCCAACTGCGACAAGATCACCCCCGGCATGCTGATGGCCGCCCTGCGCCTGAACATCCCGGTGATCTTCGTGTCCGGCGGCCCGATGGAAGCCGGCAAGACCAAGCTGGCCAGCCATGGCCTGGACCTGGTCGACGCCATGGTCATCGCCGCCGACTCCTCGGCCTCCGACGAGAAGGTCGCCGAGTACGAGCGCAGCGCCTGCCCGACCTGCGGTTCCTGCTCCGGCATGTTCACCGCCAACTCCATGAACTGCCTGACCGAGGCCCTGGGCCTGGCCCTGCCGGGCAACGGCTCGACCCTGGCCACCCATGCCGACCGTGAACAGCTGTTCCTGACCGCCGGGCGCACCATCGTCGAGCTGTGCAAGCGCTACTACGGCGACAACGACACCTCGGTCCTGCCACGCAACATCGCCAGCTTCAAGGCTTTCGAGAACGCCATGACGCTGGACATCGCCATGGGCGGTTCGACCAACACCATCCTGCACCTGCTGGCCGCGGCTCAGGAAGCCGAGGTGGACTTCGACCTGCGTGACATCGATCGCCTGTCACGCAAGGTGCCGCAACTGTGCAAGGTGGCGCCGAACATCCAGAAGTACCACATGGAAGACGTGCACCGCGCCGGCGGCATCATCAGCATCCTCGGCGAACTGGCCCGTGGCGGCCTGCTGCACACCGACCTGCCGACCGTGCACAGCCCGAGCATGGAAGAAGCCATCGCCAAGTGGGACATCACCCAGACCAACGATCCGGCCGTGCATGAATTCTTCAAGGCAGGCCCGGCCGGCATCCCGACCCAGGTCGCCTTCAGCCAGTCGACCCGCTGGCCGACCCTGGACACCGACCGCATCGAAGGCTGCATCCGCAGCGTCGAGCACGCCTACTCCCAGGAAGGTGGCCTGGCGGTGCTGTACGGCAATATCGCGATGGACGGTTGCGTGGTGAAGACCGCCGGTGTCGACGAGTCGATCCTGGTGTTCGAAGGCACGGCCAAGATCTTCGAGAGCCAGGACAGCGCCGTGCGTGGCATCCTCGCCGACGAAGTGAAGGCGGGCGACGTGGTCATCATTCGCTACGAAGGCCCGAAAGGCGGCCCGGGCATGCAGGAAATGCTCTACCCGACCTCGTACCTGAAATCCAAGGGCCTGGGCAAGGCCTGCGCCCTGCTCACCGACGGCCGTTTCTCCGGCGGCACCTCGGGCTTGTCGATCGGCCACGCCTCGCCGGAAGCCGCTGCAGGCGGTGCCATCGGCCTGGTGCGTGATGGTGACAAGATCCTCATCGACATTCCCAACCGCTCGATCAATCTGTTGGTCAGCGACGAGGAGCTGGCGCACCGGCGTATCGAGCAGGACAAGAAAGGCTGGAAGCCGGCCGAAGCCCGCCCACGCAAGGTGACCACCGCGCTGAAAGCGTATGCCCTGCTGGCCACCAGCGCCGACAAGGGTGCGGTGCGCAACAAGGCGATGCTCGAAGGGCTGTAA
- the mgtE gene encoding magnesium transporter: protein MHYTTDTLVSPLDLRQAAQARRDHLLDGRHYPEGTAGALMTSEYSSLDDGLSASQAIDMLRREAADAETIYQSYVLDAQRNLLGTLSLRELILAAPDQPIDRIMVRKVICVCTATRQEEVARLMREHDLLAVPVLDEQGRLVGIVTYDDALDVVVDEATEDFHKGASITNHVGNLRNATIGLLYRKRVLWLVLLVFGNLFSGAGIAAFEETIAAHIALVFFLPLLVDSGGNAGAQSATLMVRGLATGEVVMRDWLRMLMRECGVALALGGTMAVAVASLGVLRGGPEIALIVASSMLVIVLVGSLIGMSLPFLLSRFRLDPATASGPLVTSIADAAGVLVYFGIASRVLDI from the coding sequence ATGCACTACACCACCGATACGCTTGTTTCCCCGCTTGACCTGCGCCAGGCCGCCCAGGCCCGCCGCGACCATCTGCTGGATGGCCGTCATTACCCCGAAGGCACCGCCGGCGCGCTGATGACCAGCGAATATTCGAGCCTGGACGATGGCCTGAGTGCCAGCCAAGCCATCGACATGCTGCGACGCGAAGCCGCCGATGCCGAGACCATCTACCAATCCTACGTCCTGGATGCGCAGCGCAACCTGCTGGGCACCCTGTCACTGCGCGAGCTGATTCTCGCCGCCCCCGACCAGCCGATCGATCGGATCATGGTGCGCAAGGTCATCTGCGTATGCACCGCCACACGCCAGGAGGAGGTGGCGCGGCTGATGCGCGAGCATGACCTGCTGGCTGTGCCGGTACTGGACGAGCAGGGGCGCCTGGTGGGCATCGTCACCTACGACGATGCCCTCGACGTGGTGGTCGACGAGGCCACCGAGGACTTCCACAAGGGGGCGTCGATCACCAACCATGTCGGCAACCTGAGGAATGCCACCATCGGCTTGCTGTACCGCAAGCGTGTGCTGTGGCTGGTGCTGCTGGTGTTCGGCAACCTGTTCTCCGGCGCGGGTATCGCGGCCTTCGAGGAAACCATCGCTGCCCATATCGCCCTGGTGTTCTTCCTGCCGCTGCTGGTGGACAGCGGTGGCAATGCCGGCGCGCAGTCGGCGACCTTGATGGTCCGTGGCCTGGCCACTGGCGAGGTGGTGATGCGCGACTGGTTGCGCATGCTGATGCGCGAATGCGGCGTGGCGTTGGCCCTGGGGGGCACTATGGCGGTGGCGGTGGCGTCGCTTGGGGTATTGCGCGGTGGCCCGGAGATCGCCCTGATCGTGGCCAGCAGCATGTTGGTGATCGTATTGGTCGGCAGCCTGATCGGCATGAGCCTGCCGTTCCTGCTCAGCCGTTTCAGGCTTGACCCGGCTACGGCCAGTGGGCCGTTGGTGACCTCGATCGCCGATGCGGCGGGGGTGCTGGTGTATTTCGGGATCGCGTCGCGGGTGTTGGATATCTGA
- a CDS encoding class I SAM-dependent rRNA methyltransferase — protein sequence MSLPSLRLKANADRRLRAGHLWVYSNEVDVAATPLQGLRAGQQAVLETATGKPLGVVAVSPNNLICARLLSRDAKLPLDKSLLVHRLNVALSLRERLFDQPCYRLVYGDSDLLPGLVVDRFHDILVVQLASATMEAHKDEVIAALVQVLKPSGILFKNDSAARDAEGLERYVETVYGEVPDWVPLVENGVKFEAPVRDGQKTGWFYDHRMNRARLAPYVKGKRVLDLFSYIGGWGVQAGAFGASEVFCVDASGFALDGVERNAALNGIAEKLTCIEGDVFEALRELKAAEERFDVIIADPPAFIKRKKDLKNGEAAYRRLNEQAMRMLTKDGILVSASCSMHLPEDDLHNILLTSARHLDRNLQLLERGGQGPDHPVHPAIAETRYIKSITCRLLPNS from the coding sequence ATGTCCCTGCCCAGCCTTCGCCTCAAAGCCAATGCCGACCGCCGCCTGCGCGCCGGCCACCTGTGGGTCTACAGCAATGAAGTCGATGTTGCCGCGACCCCGCTGCAAGGCCTGCGCGCCGGCCAGCAGGCCGTCCTCGAGACGGCCACCGGCAAGCCGCTGGGCGTGGTGGCGGTAAGCCCCAACAACCTGATCTGCGCCCGCCTGCTGTCGCGCGACGCCAAGCTACCGCTGGACAAGTCGCTGCTGGTGCACCGCCTGAACGTCGCCCTGTCCCTGCGCGAGCGCCTGTTCGACCAGCCCTGCTACCGCCTGGTCTACGGCGACTCGGACCTGCTGCCTGGCCTGGTGGTCGATCGCTTCCATGACATCCTGGTGGTGCAGCTGGCCTCGGCCACCATGGAAGCCCACAAGGACGAGGTGATCGCCGCCCTGGTGCAGGTGCTCAAGCCCAGCGGCATCCTGTTCAAGAACGACTCCGCGGCCCGCGATGCCGAAGGCCTGGAACGCTACGTCGAGACGGTCTACGGCGAAGTACCGGACTGGGTACCGCTGGTGGAGAACGGTGTGAAGTTCGAAGCGCCGGTGCGTGACGGCCAGAAGACCGGCTGGTTCTACGACCACCGCATGAACCGCGCGCGCCTGGCGCCGTACGTGAAGGGCAAGCGCGTGCTGGATCTGTTCAGCTACATCGGCGGCTGGGGCGTGCAGGCCGGCGCGTTCGGTGCCAGCGAAGTGTTCTGCGTGGATGCCTCGGGCTTCGCCCTCGATGGCGTGGAGCGTAACGCGGCGCTCAACGGCATCGCCGAGAAGCTGACCTGCATCGAAGGCGACGTGTTCGAGGCCCTGCGTGAACTGAAGGCGGCCGAAGAGCGCTTCGACGTGATCATCGCCGACCCACCCGCCTTCATCAAGCGCAAGAAGGACCTGAAGAATGGCGAGGCCGCCTACCGCCGCCTCAACGAACAAGCCATGCGCATGCTCACCAAGGACGGCATCCTGGTCAGCGCCTCGTGCTCGATGCACCTGCCCGAGGACGACCTGCACAACATCCTGCTGACCAGCGCCCGCCACCTGGACCGCAACCTGCAACTGCTCGAGCGCGGCGGCCAGGGCCCCGACCATCCGGTACACCCGGCCATCGCCGAGACCCGCTACATCAAGAGCATCACCTGCCGGCTGCTGCCCAATAGCTGA
- a CDS encoding dihydrofolate reductase, producing the protein MNTSLPLSLIAALAENRVIGIDNSMPWHLPGDFKYFKATTLGKPIIMGRKTWDSLGRPLPGRLNIVVSRQPGLTLGGAEVFPSLEAAVARAEQWAREQGAGELMLIGGAQLYGQALEKGLVSRMYLTRVELSPEGDAWFPEFDKAQWALASSEPQVEEGKPAYHFEVWDRV; encoded by the coding sequence ATGAATACATCACTCCCTCTCAGCCTGATCGCGGCGCTCGCCGAGAACCGCGTGATCGGCATCGACAATTCCATGCCCTGGCACCTGCCGGGGGACTTCAAGTACTTTAAGGCCACCACCCTGGGCAAGCCGATCATCATGGGGCGCAAGACCTGGGACTCGCTCGGGCGGCCGCTGCCGGGGCGGCTTAACATCGTGGTCAGCCGCCAGCCGGGCCTGACGCTGGGCGGGGCCGAAGTGTTCCCGTCGCTGGAGGCTGCGGTGGCGCGCGCCGAGCAGTGGGCGCGGGAGCAGGGGGCTGGCGAGCTGATGCTGATCGGTGGCGCGCAGCTGTATGGGCAGGCGCTGGAGAAGGGGTTGGTGAGCCGGATGTACCTGACCCGGGTGGAGCTGTCGCCGGAGGGGGATGCGTGGTTCCCTGAGTTCGACAAGGCGCAATGGGCGCTGGCGTCGAGTGAACCGCAGGTCGAGGAAGGCAAGCCCGCCTATCATTTCGAGGTGTGGGATCGGGTTTGA
- a CDS encoding type 1 glutamine amidotransferase domain-containing protein — MSATLNGKRVAFLVTDGFEQVELTGPREALERNGAVVDILSDKEGSVRGWNHDKPADAFAVDATFEAASLDLYDALVLPGGVQNSDTIRIIPAAQKLVKSHDSANKPLAVICHGAWLLVSCGLAQGRRLTSYKTLQDDIRNAGGNWVDEEVVVDGNLITSRKPDDIPAFSEQLVKALAA; from the coding sequence ATGAGCGCAACACTCAACGGCAAGCGCGTGGCTTTCCTGGTGACCGACGGTTTCGAGCAGGTAGAGCTTACCGGCCCTCGCGAGGCCTTGGAACGCAACGGCGCGGTGGTCGATATCCTGAGCGACAAAGAAGGCAGCGTACGCGGCTGGAACCATGACAAACCCGCGGACGCGTTCGCCGTCGATGCCACCTTCGAAGCGGCCAGTCTCGACCTCTACGATGCCTTGGTACTGCCGGGCGGGGTACAGAACTCCGATACCATCCGGATCATTCCGGCAGCGCAGAAACTGGTGAAGAGCCATGACTCGGCCAACAAGCCGCTGGCGGTGATCTGCCATGGCGCCTGGTTGCTGGTGTCGTGCGGCCTGGCGCAGGGGCGCCGGCTGACCAGCTACAAGACCTTGCAGGACGATATCCGCAACGCCGGCGGCAACTGGGTGGACGAGGAGGTGGTCGTCGACGGCAACCTGATCACCAGCCGCAAGCCCGATGATATCCCGGCGTTCAGCGAACAGCTGGTCAAGGCCCTGGCAGCCTGA
- a CDS encoding DUF2868 domain-containing protein: MEELVTAPTRFDKRWLTEAVRLREEQAGPLEDQEANRRARQQGGDLATRIETRALWLAERDGMVDALRHWKQGARLALLALLLLATLSGAGLGLAALGDGQRPVNVFWALGSLLGLNLLTLLGWAAGLLLAGEQGAGLGRLWLWLSERLARDAKAAHLAPALLVMLQRQRLSRWLLGVLVHGLWLLALVVALGMLLALLATRRYGFVWETTLLAAEPFIGLTQALGALPSLLGFAVPDEAMIRASGDTSPALDLARQAWASWLLGVVLVYGLLPRLLLTALCLWRWRQGRERLALDLNLPGYSQLRDVLMPSSERLGVQDAAPEALPQFQAAQRDTQDGGALLVGLELDDQRPWPPALPHSIGNAGVLDSRESRHKLLEQLSRFPPARLAIACDPRRSPDRGSLALLAELARNAGATRIWLLQALPGQALDADRLGDWHDALDRLGLPHADTAPLTWLEHGHD; this comes from the coding sequence ATGGAAGAGCTCGTGACTGCACCCACCCGATTCGACAAACGCTGGCTCACCGAAGCGGTGCGCCTGCGCGAGGAACAGGCCGGCCCCCTGGAGGACCAGGAAGCCAACCGTCGCGCCCGCCAGCAGGGCGGTGACTTGGCGACGCGCATCGAAACCCGTGCCCTGTGGCTGGCCGAACGCGACGGCATGGTCGACGCCCTGCGCCATTGGAAACAAGGCGCGCGCCTGGCCTTGCTGGCCCTGTTGCTGCTTGCCACCCTCAGCGGCGCAGGCCTGGGCCTGGCGGCCCTGGGCGATGGCCAGCGCCCGGTGAATGTGTTCTGGGCCTTGGGCAGCCTGCTTGGCCTGAACCTGTTGACGCTGCTGGGCTGGGCAGCGGGCCTGCTGCTGGCTGGCGAACAGGGTGCGGGCCTTGGCCGCCTGTGGCTATGGCTCAGCGAACGCCTGGCGCGCGACGCCAAGGCCGCGCACCTGGCCCCGGCCCTGCTGGTGATGCTGCAGCGCCAACGCCTTAGCCGCTGGCTGCTGGGCGTGCTGGTGCACGGTCTGTGGCTGCTGGCGCTGGTGGTCGCGCTGGGCATGCTGCTGGCCCTGCTGGCCACCCGACGCTACGGCTTCGTCTGGGAAACCACCCTGCTGGCCGCCGAGCCCTTCATTGGCCTGACCCAGGCCTTGGGCGCCCTGCCGTCGCTGCTGGGCTTCGCCGTGCCGGACGAGGCCATGATCCGCGCCAGCGGCGACACCTCGCCAGCGCTGGACCTGGCGCGCCAGGCCTGGGCCAGCTGGCTGCTTGGCGTGGTGCTGGTGTATGGGCTGTTGCCACGCCTGCTGTTGACCGCCCTGTGCCTGTGGCGTTGGCGCCAGGGGCGCGAACGCCTGGCCCTGGACCTGAACCTGCCGGGCTACAGCCAACTGCGCGATGTGCTGATGCCCAGCAGCGAGCGGCTCGGCGTGCAGGATGCGGCCCCCGAGGCCCTGCCGCAGTTCCAGGCAGCCCAGCGCGATACCCAGGACGGCGGCGCCCTGTTGGTCGGCCTGGAGCTGGACGACCAACGCCCCTGGCCGCCGGCTTTGCCCCATAGCATCGGCAATGCCGGCGTGCTCGACAGTCGCGAGTCGCGCCACAAGCTGCTGGAGCAGCTCAGCCGCTTCCCGCCAGCACGCCTGGCCATCGCCTGCGACCCGCGCCGCTCGCCGGATCGCGGCAGCCTCGCGCTGTTGGCCGAACTGGCACGCAACGCCGGTGCCACGCGGATCTGGTTGCTCCAGGCCCTTCCTGGCCAAGCGCTGGATGCCGACCGCCTGGGCGACTGGCACGACGCCCTCGACCGCCTCGGCCTGCCCCACGCCGACACCGCGCCCTTGACCTGGCTGGAGCATGGCCATGACTGA
- a CDS encoding L-cystine transporter translates to MNLPLSLNLLAFLALLLGLAQTRRTDWSLAKKVLLGLVLGVLFGLVLHTCYGAGHPVLKATIGWLDLVGNGYVGLLQMIVMPLIFASILSAVARLHNASSLGRISVLSIGTLLLTTAIAALVGIVLTNLFGLSAEGLVAGAQESARLQAIHSDYAGKVADLNIPQLLLSFIPSNPVGDLARAKPTSIISVVIFAVFLGLAALQLIKDDADKGSRALAAIDTLQAWVMRLVRLVMKLTPYGVLALMTKVVASSNLDDILKLGSFVVVSYLGLGLMFVVHGLVLAATGVSPLRFFRKVWPVLTFAFTSRSSAASIPLNIEAQTRRLGVPQSIASFSASFGATIGQNGCAGLYPAMLAVMVAPAVGIDTFDPLWIATLVAIVTLSSAGVAGVGGGATFAALIVLPAMGLPVELVALLISVEPLIDMGRTALNVNGSMMAGVVTSQLLKETDKEVLAGDEHAQLSQS, encoded by the coding sequence ATGAACCTGCCGTTGTCACTCAACCTGCTGGCGTTCCTGGCCTTGCTGCTGGGCCTGGCGCAAACCCGCCGCACCGACTGGAGCCTGGCGAAGAAAGTACTGCTCGGCCTGGTGCTGGGCGTACTGTTCGGCCTGGTGCTGCACACCTGCTACGGCGCCGGCCATCCGGTCCTCAAGGCCACCATCGGCTGGCTCGACCTGGTCGGCAACGGCTACGTCGGCCTGTTGCAAATGATCGTCATGCCGCTGATCTTCGCCTCGATCCTCAGCGCCGTGGCGCGCCTGCACAATGCCTCATCGCTGGGCCGGATCAGCGTGCTGAGCATCGGCACGCTGCTGCTGACCACCGCCATCGCTGCACTGGTCGGCATCGTCCTGACCAACCTGTTCGGCCTCAGCGCCGAAGGGCTGGTCGCCGGTGCCCAGGAAAGCGCCCGCCTGCAGGCCATCCACAGCGACTATGCCGGCAAGGTCGCCGACCTCAACATCCCGCAGCTGCTGTTGTCGTTCATCCCCAGCAACCCGGTGGGAGACCTGGCGCGGGCCAAACCGACCTCGATCATCAGCGTGGTGATCTTCGCCGTGTTCCTGGGCCTGGCAGCGCTGCAGCTGATCAAGGACGATGCCGACAAGGGCAGCCGCGCCCTGGCCGCGATCGATACCCTGCAAGCATGGGTGATGCGCCTGGTGCGTCTGGTGATGAAACTCACCCCCTACGGCGTACTGGCGCTGATGACCAAGGTGGTAGCCAGCTCCAACCTGGACGACATCCTCAAGCTGGGCAGCTTCGTGGTGGTCTCGTACCTCGGCCTGGGCCTGATGTTCGTGGTCCACGGCCTGGTTTTGGCCGCGACCGGCGTCAGCCCGCTGCGCTTCTTCCGCAAGGTCTGGCCGGTGCTGACGTTCGCCTTCACCAGCCGTTCCAGCGCCGCGAGCATCCCGCTGAACATCGAAGCGCAGACCCGTCGCCTGGGTGTGCCGCAGTCGATCGCCAGCTTCAGTGCCTCGTTCGGCGCGACCATCGGCCAGAACGGCTGCGCCGGCCTGTACCCCGCCATGCTGGCGGTAATGGTCGCCCCGGCGGTGGGCATCGACACCTTCGACCCGCTGTGGATCGCCACCCTGGTGGCCATCGTCACCCTCAGCTCGGCGGGCGTGGCCGGCGTCGGCGGCGGCGCGACCTTCGCCGCGCTGATCGTGCTGCCGGCCATGGGCCTGCCGGTGGAACTGGTGGCGCTGCTGATCTCGGTGGAGCCATTGATCGACATGGGCCGTACGGCGTTGAACGTGAATGGGTCGATGATGGCGGGGGTGGTGACCAGCCAGTTGTTGAAAGAGACCGACAAGGAAGTCCTGGCAGGCGACGAGCATGCGCAGCTGAGTCAATCCTGA